In Nocardia terpenica, the genomic window GACCGTCGGCAAGAAGCTGCACGGCGGCACCATGGTCGCGGCGAGCGCGGCGGCCGCGACCCGCCGACTCGGCGCCCTCGCACCCGAACTCGCCGCGATGTTCCCGATCGCGGCCAGCACCGACTTCCTGGGCGCGCCCGATCCCGGCGAGGTCGACTACGAGGTCCGCATCCGCAAGACCGGCCGCCAGATCTGCCTGGTCGACGTCGATCTGGTGCAGGACGGCCGCACCCTGGTGCACAGCGCGGTCACCCTCGGCCACCTCGACGACGCCGCGCCCGTCTACGCCCCCGACAGCTATACCGACATGCCCGCCGAGCCGCCCGCCGACTCCATCGCCTACGCCCCGGACAATCCGATGGGCCGCCTCGTGCACGTCGCCGAGGGCGCCTCGGTGGCCATCGACCGCCGCTGGGCCCGCTTCCTCGACGGCGAGCAGGGCGAGCCCCGGCTGCGGGTGTGGATCCGCCCCCGCGCGGGCGACGAGCAGGATCCGGACGTATCCGCGTACTTCGCCATGATGGCGGGGGACATGAGCCCGCCCGTTCCGATGAACCTGGGCCGATTCGGCTGGGCGCCGACCGTCCAGCTCACCACCTACCTGCGCCGCCGCCCGGCCCCCGGCTGGCTGCGAATCATCGCCACCACCCACGAGATCGGCGAGCGCATGTTCGACGAGGACCAGCTGGTCCTCGACTCCACCGGAGCCGTCGTCGCCCAGAGCCGCCAACTCGCCCTCATCCCACTGCCGCGCTGATCGCGTGGTCGGCCCCCGATTAGCCTTGACGCCATGACGAGAATCGCGGTGATCGGTGGCGGGCGGATCGGGGAGGCGTTGCTTGCGGGGCTGCTCGAATCCGGGCGGCAGAGCAAGGATCTGGTCGTCGTCGAGCCGGTGCCGGTGCGGGCCGAATTCCTCGCCGAGCGGTTCGGCATCCGGGCCACCGACAGCGTCACCGACGCCGTCACCGGGGCCGACGTGCTGATCATCGCGGTGAAGCCGAACGATGTCGACGGTGTGCTCACCGAACTGGGCAAGGCCGCCCTCGATGGCGACCGCGATCAGGTGCTGGTCTCGCTGGCCGCCGGGGTGCCGACCGCGCGGGTGGAGGCGAAGCTGCCCGCCGGATTCTCGGTGGTGCGGGCCATGCCCAACACACCGATGCTGGTCGGCCAGGGCATGTGCGCGATCGCACCGGGCCGGTTCGCGCGATCCGAGCATCTGAGCCTGGTGACCGAGCTGCTCGAGGCGGTCGGCAAGGTGGTGACCGTCGCCGAGCACCAGATGGACGCGGTGACCGCGGTGTCCGGCTCGGGCCCGGCCTACTTCTTCCTGGTCGTGGAGGCCATGATCGAGGCCGGCGTCGGCCTCGGGCTGACCCACGAGGTGGCCAATCAGCTGGTGGTGCAGACCATGCTGGGCTCGGCGGCCCTGCTCGACGAGTCCGGGCAGGACCCCGGCGAACTGCGGGCCGCCGTCACCTCGCCCGCGGGCACCACCGCCGCCGCGGTCCGCGAGCTCGAGCGCGGCGGAGTGCGCTCGGCGTTCTGGGAGGCGCTGCACGCCGCCAGGCGACGCTCCGCGGAACAGGGCGCAACGGGCGATTGACCGGCGGGTTCCGACGCGGAAAATCCGATTTCTCCCACCCGTCGCAGCAATCCCACTGGTCCCGCTAAGCTTCAAGGAGCACGTGCGTGTCTGTTCCGCCGGTGGGGAAGCCGGCGGCGCGGACGTGCCGGAGGTCAATGGCGCAATGATGTCTGGAAACAGCTCAGCGAGTTCGGGACCCGTTATCGGTGGAGGCACGCAGTTCCTCACCGTCGCCGAGGTGGCGAATCTGATGCGGGTGTCCAAAATGACGGTGTATCGGCTCGTTCACTCGGGCGAACTGCCCGCGGTCCGAGTCGGTAGATCGTTCCGAGTCCATGCGAAAGCCGTGCACGACTATCTGCAGACGTCCTACTTCGACGCGGGCTAGCGGCGTCGACTGACATGGACCGGGGCCGATCACCATGGTCGGCCTCGGTTCGCTCGGGTCCGTCGGCCCAGGTCCCGTCGGCCCAGGTCTGATCTGGTCCCGTCGGCCCAGGTCCGGTCTGGTCCCGTCAGCCCCGGCGTCAGCCGGGGCCGACACCCGTTTCGTTCGCAGACGGGTGGCCCGGTACGATGAACCACCGTTGTGTTCGCCGCCGCCCGGCGCGCGAACGTGCGCCCGGCCGCGGGCGACCCGAAGCATTGGGCGTACGTAAACCGGCGTGCGCGCCGAGGTAGAGAGAGAACGCGAGGAACAACCCTATGGGTTCTGTGATCAAGAAGCGCCGTAAGCGTATGTCGAAGAAGAAGCACCGCAAGCTGCTTCGCCGCACGCGTGTGCAGCGCCGTAAACTCGGCAAGTGAGCCACCGCCGATCCGGCGAGTTGCCCGGGAGCCCGTCACCGTCCGGTGACGGGCTTTTCCTTTTGAAAGCCGATGATTTTAAAAGGATTTCGGTTTCCGGTGTGGGAAGTCACCGTTAGAGGCAGGTTAAAGGCATCGGAGTCCGCCCCGCCGACGGCTACCCTGGAACACGGGAACAGGCGAAACGGGGTGCTGGTAGGTGGGATCCGGCGTGGGTTCTGGCGTGCGGGACGGACATCCGCCCAAGGTCGTGCTGGTCACCGGCGCGAGCGGATTCTTCGGTGGCAACGTGATCGCTCGGCTGGCGGCCGACCCGGCCGTCGAGCGCATCATCGCCGTCGACGCGCGGATGCCGAGCCCGGAGCTGTCCCGGCGCTTCGGCCGGGCCGAGTTCGTGCGCGCGGATATTCGAAATCCCTTGATCCGCAAGGTTTTCGACGGTAATCAGGTCGACACCGTGATCCATCCGGCGGTGCTGTCGCGGCCGCCGTCCAGCGGTGGCCGCGCGGCGATGAAGGACTTCAACGTGCTCGGCACCATGCAGCTGCTCGCGGTGTGCCAGAAGGCGCCGACCGTGCAGCGCGTGGTGGTGCGGTCGTCCTCGGCGGTATACGGGTGCAGCTCGAAGGATCCGGCCAAGTTCACCGAGGAGA contains:
- a CDS encoding thioesterase family protein; protein product: MCALTELAPDPSGNGRYRGVIDPIWTVGKKLHGGTMVAASAAAATRRLGALAPELAAMFPIAASTDFLGAPDPGEVDYEVRIRKTGRQICLVDVDLVQDGRTLVHSAVTLGHLDDAAPVYAPDSYTDMPAEPPADSIAYAPDNPMGRLVHVAEGASVAIDRRWARFLDGEQGEPRLRVWIRPRAGDEQDPDVSAYFAMMAGDMSPPVPMNLGRFGWAPTVQLTTYLRRRPAPGWLRIIATTHEIGERMFDEDQLVLDSTGAVVAQSRQLALIPLPR
- the proC gene encoding pyrroline-5-carboxylate reductase; the protein is MTRIAVIGGGRIGEALLAGLLESGRQSKDLVVVEPVPVRAEFLAERFGIRATDSVTDAVTGADVLIIAVKPNDVDGVLTELGKAALDGDRDQVLVSLAAGVPTARVEAKLPAGFSVVRAMPNTPMLVGQGMCAIAPGRFARSEHLSLVTELLEAVGKVVTVAEHQMDAVTAVSGSGPAYFFLVVEAMIEAGVGLGLTHEVANQLVVQTMLGSAALLDESGQDPGELRAAVTSPAGTTAAAVRELERGGVRSAFWEALHAARRRSAEQGATGD
- a CDS encoding helix-turn-helix domain-containing protein, which encodes MMSGNSSASSGPVIGGGTQFLTVAEVANLMRVSKMTVYRLVHSGELPAVRVGRSFRVHAKAVHDYLQTSYFDAG
- a CDS encoding 30S ribosomal protein bS22, producing the protein MGSVIKKRRKRMSKKKHRKLLRRTRVQRRKLGK